From one Nonomuraea polychroma genomic stretch:
- a CDS encoding GntR family transcriptional regulator, which yields MQTDVACSRLRELILDGSYPPGARLTETEAAATLEMSRTPVREALRMLAADGLVRPAGRGVVVVALEAGDLDEAYQVRAALEALTAELAAARQREGRIAPADLRALREVATLTATATAEGRLADAVRLNRRFHRTIAELAGNTMALRALERIWDQIQVSTLHSLVPPSRPAHVSDQHERLVAAITGGRPEEAAAIARDHVLDTRITARPDKEEHT from the coding sequence ATGCAGACCGACGTGGCGTGCAGCCGCCTGCGGGAGCTGATCCTCGACGGTTCCTACCCGCCGGGCGCGCGGCTCACCGAGACGGAGGCCGCGGCGACCCTGGAGATGAGCCGCACCCCGGTGCGGGAGGCCCTGCGGATGCTGGCCGCCGACGGCCTCGTCCGCCCTGCCGGGCGCGGCGTGGTCGTCGTGGCGCTGGAAGCAGGCGACCTGGACGAGGCCTATCAGGTGCGCGCGGCACTGGAGGCGCTCACCGCCGAGCTGGCCGCGGCCCGCCAGCGCGAGGGCCGGATCGCCCCGGCGGACCTGCGGGCGCTGCGCGAGGTCGCGACGCTGACCGCGACCGCCACGGCCGAAGGGCGCCTGGCCGACGCCGTGCGGCTCAACCGGCGTTTCCACCGCACGATCGCGGAGCTGGCGGGCAACACGATGGCCCTGCGGGCGCTGGAGCGGATCTGGGACCAGATCCAGGTGTCCACCCTGCACTCGCTCGTCCCGCCGTCCCGGCCGGCGCACGTGTCAGACCAGCACGAGCGGCTGGTCGCCGCGATCACCGGCGGGCGCCCCGAGGAGGCCGCCGCCATCGCCCGCGACCATGTCCTCGACACCCGCATCACCGCCCGACCCGACAAGGAAGAGCACACATGA
- a CDS encoding lysophospholipid acyltransferase family protein, which produces MADRPINQESLLLYQVVKFAAAPLAHAMCRPHISGAAHVPRSGPAILAANHLSMLDSFLLPALLPRHVTFTAKNEYFSGNPVSGFFMKLGGSLPIDRESAHAAQTMLDEAAALLERGELFGIHPEGTRSPDGRLYRGKVGVAWLALKTGAPVLPVALSGTEKVLPVGASVPRPAKIGIAIGQPMRFTGDHTKAQDRRRVTDEIMAAIQKLSGQEYVPVYAASVKASNGSN; this is translated from the coding sequence GTGGCCGATCGCCCGATCAACCAGGAGAGCCTGTTGCTGTACCAAGTGGTCAAGTTCGCCGCAGCGCCGCTCGCTCACGCGATGTGCCGGCCGCACATCTCCGGCGCGGCGCACGTGCCGAGGAGCGGGCCCGCGATCCTGGCCGCCAACCACCTCTCGATGCTGGACTCGTTCCTGCTGCCCGCGCTGCTGCCGCGGCACGTGACGTTCACCGCGAAGAACGAATACTTCTCCGGCAACCCGGTCTCCGGGTTCTTCATGAAGCTGGGGGGCAGCCTGCCGATCGACCGCGAGAGCGCCCACGCCGCGCAGACCATGCTGGATGAGGCCGCCGCGCTGCTGGAGCGAGGCGAGTTGTTCGGCATCCACCCCGAGGGCACCCGCTCCCCCGACGGGCGGCTCTACCGGGGCAAGGTCGGGGTGGCGTGGCTGGCGCTCAAGACGGGGGCGCCGGTGCTGCCGGTGGCGCTCAGCGGCACCGAGAAGGTGCTGCCGGTCGGCGCCAGCGTGCCGCGGCCCGCGAAGATCGGCATCGCCATCGGCCAGCCGATGCGCTTCACCGGCGACCACACCAAGGCGCAGGACCGGCGCCGCGTCACCGACGAGATCATGGCCGCGATCCAGAAGCTCTCCGGGCAGGAGTACGTCCCGGTCTATGCTGCGAGCGTCAAGGCATCCAACGGGTCGAACTAG
- a CDS encoding alpha/beta fold hydrolase, protein MITLDEVTSKDGTTITYDRLGDGPGLVVLHGVMQTGHSNIELAQALASDFTCYVPDRRGRGRSGPYGPDYGLQREVEDLDALLEATGAQHVVGVSSGAIVTLRTALARPALRKVVAFEPPLDLGGSYPAGWLDRFDGELAAGRIPAALVTGMLATRLGPPVFHVMPRALLELLTAMMLKKQEKAAGAGEPTYRELAPTLHYDGQVVAETAADLDVYRSVQAEVLLLGGTKSPAHLRSVLTALEGVLPRARRVDMAGLDHSATSNAAMRGKPERVAEEIRRFLTAP, encoded by the coding sequence ATGATCACTCTGGATGAAGTGACGTCCAAGGACGGCACCACGATCACCTACGACCGGCTCGGCGACGGACCCGGGCTGGTGGTGTTGCACGGCGTCATGCAGACCGGCCACAGCAACATCGAACTGGCCCAGGCGCTGGCGAGCGACTTCACCTGCTACGTGCCCGACCGAAGAGGGCGCGGACGCAGCGGCCCGTACGGACCGGACTACGGACTCCAGCGCGAGGTCGAGGACCTGGACGCGCTGCTCGAAGCGACCGGCGCGCAGCATGTCGTCGGCGTGAGCTCGGGCGCCATCGTCACCTTACGGACCGCGCTCGCCCGGCCGGCCCTGCGCAAGGTCGTCGCGTTCGAGCCGCCCCTCGACCTCGGCGGCAGCTACCCGGCCGGCTGGCTGGACCGCTTCGACGGGGAGCTCGCCGCGGGGCGCATCCCGGCGGCGCTGGTCACCGGCATGCTCGCCACCCGGCTGGGGCCGCCGGTCTTCCACGTGATGCCGCGGGCCCTGCTGGAGCTGCTCACCGCCATGATGCTGAAAAAACAGGAAAAGGCGGCCGGGGCTGGGGAGCCGACGTACCGGGAGCTGGCGCCGACCCTGCACTACGACGGCCAGGTGGTGGCGGAGACAGCCGCCGATCTCGACGTCTACAGGTCTGTGCAAGCCGAGGTGCTGCTGCTCGGCGGCACGAAGAGCCCGGCGCACCTGAGGTCGGTGCTCACCGCGCTGGAAGGCGTGCTGCCGCGCGCCCGCCGCGTCGACATGGCGGGCCTGGACCACAGTGCCACGTCCAACGCCGCCATGAGGGGCAAACCGGAGCGGGTGGCGGAGGAGATCCGCCGTTTCCTCACAGCCCCTTGA
- a CDS encoding MFS transporter has product MTENVAIRAGRREWAGLAVLILPTLLLSIDVTVLHLAVPMLSADLRPSASQLLWINDVYGFLIAGFLITMGAIGDRIGRKRLLLIGATAFAVASALAAYAPSAGLLIVARGLLGIAGATLMPSTLSLIRTMFRDPAQRTVAISLWMTGFTGGMVIGPLVGGAMLESFWWGSVFLLGVPVMAVLLVAGPWLLPEYRDPAPGRLDLVSVALSLAAVISAIYGIKEIAAYGLGAGPAAAVVAGVVLGAVFVRRQRRLADPLLDLALFAERRFSASLGVLMLVILVGPGIMLLTAQYLQLVAGLTPLQAGLWSLPQAASLVLGFTAAPALARRVRPGSVMAGGLVVSAAGMGLMAAANGTSGLAFVVTAQVLFFFGAAPLMVLGTDMVVGSAPPERAGAASALSETVQEFGGALGLAVFGSIAAAVYRARMAVPEGVPAGIGEEARDTLGAAAAAAARLSDPAATALLDSARAAFTASLQVTAVVGAILVALTAALTAVVMRPLPVAAPAAPQEEKVDQAV; this is encoded by the coding sequence ATGACGGAAAACGTGGCTATCCGAGCGGGACGCCGGGAGTGGGCCGGTCTGGCCGTGCTCATCCTGCCGACCCTGCTGCTGTCCATTGACGTGACCGTGCTGCATCTGGCCGTGCCGATGCTCAGCGCCGACCTGCGGCCCAGCGCGTCCCAGTTGTTGTGGATCAACGACGTGTACGGGTTCCTCATCGCCGGATTCCTCATCACCATGGGGGCGATCGGCGACCGGATCGGGCGCAAACGGCTGCTGCTGATCGGTGCGACCGCGTTCGCCGTGGCGTCGGCTCTGGCCGCGTACGCGCCGAGCGCCGGCCTGCTCATCGTGGCCCGCGGGCTGCTCGGCATCGCCGGCGCGACGCTGATGCCCTCCACCTTGTCGCTGATCCGCACCATGTTCCGCGACCCCGCGCAGCGGACGGTGGCCATCAGCCTCTGGATGACCGGGTTCACCGGTGGCATGGTGATCGGGCCGCTGGTGGGCGGGGCGATGCTGGAGAGCTTCTGGTGGGGGTCGGTGTTCCTGCTGGGCGTGCCGGTGATGGCGGTGCTGCTGGTGGCGGGGCCCTGGCTGCTGCCGGAGTACCGTGATCCGGCCCCGGGGAGGCTGGACCTGGTCAGCGTGGCGCTCTCGCTGGCCGCCGTCATCTCGGCCATCTACGGGATCAAGGAGATCGCCGCGTACGGGCTCGGCGCTGGGCCCGCGGCGGCCGTCGTGGCCGGTGTCGTCCTGGGCGCGGTGTTCGTCCGGCGGCAGCGGCGGCTGGCGGACCCGCTGCTGGACCTGGCGTTGTTCGCCGAGCGCCGGTTCAGCGCCTCGCTGGGCGTCCTGATGCTGGTCATCCTGGTCGGGCCGGGGATCATGCTGCTGACCGCGCAGTACCTGCAGCTGGTGGCCGGCCTGACGCCGCTGCAGGCGGGACTGTGGTCGCTGCCGCAGGCCGCCTCGCTCGTGCTGGGATTCACCGCCGCGCCGGCGCTGGCCCGGCGGGTCCGGCCGGGGTCGGTCATGGCCGGTGGCCTGGTGGTGTCCGCGGCCGGCATGGGCCTGATGGCGGCGGCGAACGGGACGTCAGGGCTGGCGTTCGTGGTGACCGCGCAGGTGCTGTTCTTCTTCGGCGCGGCGCCTCTCATGGTGCTGGGCACCGACATGGTCGTCGGCTCCGCCCCGCCGGAGCGGGCAGGGGCGGCCTCCGCCCTGTCGGAGACGGTGCAGGAGTTCGGGGGCGCACTAGGGCTGGCGGTGTTCGGCTCGATCGCGGCGGCCGTGTACCGGGCGCGGATGGCCGTGCCCGAGGGGGTGCCGGCCGGGATCGGGGAGGAGGCCCGCGACACGCTCGGCGCCGCGGCCGCCGCCGCCGCGCGGCTGTCCGATCCGGCCGCCACCGCGCTGCTCGACTCCGCGCGGGCTGCCTTCACCGCCTCGCTGCAGGTCACGGCCGTGGTCGGAGCGATTCTCGTGGCCCTCACGGCGGCCCTGACGGCCGTGGTCATGCGCCCGCTGCCCGTCGCGGCCCCGGCCGCCCCGCAGGAGGAGAAGGTGGATCAGGCGGTCTGA
- a CDS encoding OsmC family protein, giving the protein MTRLHTYPTVVTWTGNKGTGTSGYRDYGRDHELSADGPPVIPGSSDPAFRGDPARWNPEQLLVGSLSQCHMLWFLHLCSTAGVVVTAYVDRAVGTMAETADGGHFTEVVLRPEVTVAAPEMAETAMRLHTDAHKACFIASSVNFPVHHEPVVRVQDAGAS; this is encoded by the coding sequence ATGACCCGCCTGCACACGTACCCGACGGTTGTGACCTGGACCGGCAACAAGGGCACCGGCACCAGCGGCTACCGCGACTACGGCCGCGACCACGAGCTGTCGGCCGACGGCCCGCCGGTCATCCCGGGCAGCTCCGACCCCGCCTTCCGCGGCGACCCGGCACGCTGGAACCCGGAGCAACTGCTGGTCGGCTCGCTGTCGCAGTGCCACATGTTGTGGTTTCTGCACCTGTGCTCGACGGCGGGCGTCGTGGTCACCGCGTACGTCGACCGCGCCGTCGGCACCATGGCCGAGACCGCGGACGGCGGCCACTTCACCGAGGTCGTCCTGCGCCCGGAGGTCACCGTGGCCGCGCCCGAGATGGCCGAGACGGCCATGCGCCTGCACACCGACGCCCACAAGGCCTGCTTCATCGCCTCCTCGGTCAACTTCCCGGTGCACCACGAGCCCGTCGTCCGCGTTCAGGACGCCGGGGCCTCGTAG
- a CDS encoding penicillin-binding transpeptidase domain-containing protein, with protein MSAATVLGVGAAAGGAYYVLHTRGTPAETAQRFAAAWQAGDWSAMGKELATAQQLGGYDQQRRALAVERTSIRLGKVTEGDGMARVPYTATLTLKNIGEWTYDGRIDLVVADRAWKVDWAPTTLHPSMTAGATFGIKTRWPQRAEITDADGGRIDDGTVGGSVQQLVGYLDKATKKDVAKLGSAYKVGQAVGRDGLQETFQKQLAGTPATDIQLGGKTLTTIKGTEGEPVQTTLDPHVQAAAVNAVKDMDKPTSMVAIKPSTGEILSVVNNQGGFNRALDGRYPPGSTFKAVTAIGLLAAGMSPQDTVTCPMYATVGGLKIRNSDKEEFGSLSFLDSFAHSCNTTFAPLAQSKLGADKLLDVAQDVGFNQPLNIGVPATKASFPKAETDAELAAEAFGQARITASPLSMASVAAAIADGTWRPPTLVPSLKQKAAERPLPDGVKEHLHAMMAAVVTKGTAKAAGLPAGTHGKTGTAEYGTGEKLESHAWFMGFKGDVAFAVVVEGGGGGGKVAAPVAADFLKGL; from the coding sequence GTGTCCGCCGCGACCGTGCTCGGCGTGGGCGCCGCGGCCGGCGGCGCTTACTACGTCCTGCACACCCGCGGCACCCCGGCCGAGACCGCGCAGCGCTTCGCCGCCGCGTGGCAGGCCGGCGACTGGTCCGCCATGGGCAAGGAGCTCGCCACCGCGCAGCAGCTCGGCGGCTATGACCAGCAGCGCAGGGCGCTCGCGGTGGAGCGGACCTCGATCCGGCTGGGCAAGGTCACCGAGGGCGACGGCATGGCACGCGTCCCGTACACCGCGACCCTGACCTTGAAGAACATCGGCGAGTGGACCTACGACGGCCGGATCGACCTGGTGGTGGCCGACCGCGCCTGGAAAGTGGACTGGGCGCCCACGACGCTGCACCCGTCGATGACGGCGGGAGCGACGTTCGGGATCAAGACGCGCTGGCCGCAGCGGGCCGAGATCACCGACGCCGACGGCGGCCGCATCGACGACGGCACGGTGGGCGGGTCGGTGCAGCAGCTCGTCGGCTACCTGGACAAGGCGACCAAGAAGGACGTGGCCAAGCTCGGCTCCGCCTACAAGGTCGGGCAGGCGGTCGGCCGGGACGGGCTGCAGGAGACGTTCCAGAAGCAGCTGGCCGGCACTCCCGCGACCGACATCCAGCTCGGCGGCAAGACGCTGACGACCATCAAGGGCACCGAGGGCGAGCCGGTGCAGACGACGCTCGACCCGCACGTGCAGGCCGCCGCGGTGAACGCGGTCAAGGACATGGACAAGCCGACGTCGATGGTGGCGATCAAGCCCTCGACCGGCGAGATCCTTTCCGTGGTCAACAACCAGGGCGGCTTCAACCGGGCGCTGGACGGCCGCTACCCGCCGGGCTCCACGTTCAAGGCCGTCACCGCGATCGGGCTGCTCGCGGCGGGGATGTCGCCGCAGGACACGGTCACGTGCCCCATGTACGCCACCGTCGGCGGCCTGAAGATCCGCAACTCGGACAAGGAGGAGTTCGGGTCGCTGTCGTTCCTGGATTCCTTCGCTCACTCGTGCAACACCACGTTCGCGCCGCTGGCCCAGTCGAAGCTGGGCGCGGACAAGCTCCTCGACGTGGCCCAGGACGTGGGCTTCAACCAGCCGCTCAACATCGGGGTGCCGGCCACCAAGGCGAGCTTCCCCAAGGCGGAGACGGACGCGGAGCTGGCGGCGGAGGCGTTCGGCCAGGCCAGGATCACCGCCAGCCCGTTGTCGATGGCGTCGGTGGCCGCCGCCATCGCCGACGGCACCTGGCGGCCGCCGACGCTGGTGCCTTCGCTGAAGCAGAAGGCCGCCGAGCGGCCGCTGCCCGACGGGGTGAAGGAGCACCTGCACGCCATGATGGCGGCTGTGGTCACCAAGGGCACCGCCAAGGCGGCGGGGTTGCCGGCCGGCACGCACGGCAAGACCGGCACGGCCGAGTACGGCACCGGGGAGAAGCTCGAGAGCCACGCCTGGTTCATGGGCTTCAAGGGCGACGTGGCGTTCGCGGTGGTCGTGGAGGGCGGCGGCGGGGGCGGCAAGGTGGCCGCCCCCGTGGCGGCGGACTTCCTCAAGGGGCTGTGA
- a CDS encoding PadR family transcriptional regulator, producing MAKRRPVANLLALAVLTVVVQRPMHPYEMASVLRARAKDQDMRIKWGSLYTVVRNLEKHGLLEAVESTRQGARPERTVYRITDAGREEAEDWTRELLSTPRAEPSAFEAGLSVMGGLGPDEVAPLLRQRLELLERRIEAGRADLERERREMPRLFLVESEYALAMREAEAGWVRSLLAELAAGTFPGQDAWRAYHETGLLPADVADLAERGRTDE from the coding sequence ATGGCGAAACGGCGGCCGGTCGCGAACCTGCTGGCCCTGGCCGTGCTGACCGTGGTCGTCCAGCGCCCCATGCACCCGTACGAGATGGCCTCGGTCCTGCGGGCCCGTGCCAAGGATCAGGACATGCGGATCAAATGGGGATCCCTCTACACCGTCGTCCGCAATCTGGAGAAACACGGCCTGCTGGAGGCGGTGGAGAGCACCCGGCAGGGCGCCCGCCCCGAGCGGACCGTCTACCGCATCACCGACGCCGGGCGGGAGGAAGCAGAGGACTGGACCCGCGAGCTGCTGTCCACTCCGCGGGCCGAGCCCTCGGCGTTCGAGGCCGGTCTGTCGGTGATGGGCGGGCTCGGCCCCGACGAGGTGGCGCCGCTGCTGCGGCAGCGGCTGGAGCTGCTGGAGCGGCGGATCGAGGCCGGCCGGGCGGACCTGGAGCGGGAGCGGCGGGAGATGCCGCGGCTGTTCCTCGTCGAGTCCGAATACGCGCTGGCCATGCGGGAGGCGGAGGCGGGCTGGGTGCGCTCGCTGCTTGCGGAGCTGGCGGCCGGCACATTCCCCGGCCAGGACGCCTGGCGGGCCTACCACGAGACCGGCCTGCTGCCCGCCGACGTGGCGGACCTCGCGGAAAGGGGCCGCACGGACGAATGA
- a CDS encoding SIP domain-containing protein, with amino-acid sequence MHRAGAPAASSRTLLAAVAELALPGDAGAAYLAGEARTCQMIRDYLVRERNWPRASIKVKPFWTPGKRGLH; translated from the coding sequence GTGCATCGGGCGGGGGCGCCCGCCGCCTCCTCGCGCACGCTGCTCGCCGCCGTCGCCGAGCTGGCCCTGCCGGGCGACGCCGGAGCCGCCTACCTCGCCGGCGAGGCACGGACGTGCCAGATGATCAGGGACTATCTCGTACGCGAGCGTAACTGGCCGCGCGCCTCCATCAAGGTCAAACCGTTCTGGACGCCGGGCAAACGCGGGCTGCACTGA